GATGCTCGGCGACCCGCAGGAGGACTACACCAAGTCGCTGTGGGCGGTGCGCAGTTTCCGTACCGAACCCAAGGCCTGTCCGCACGAAGAAAAACCCCTGCTGGAGTTGCGCAACAGTTGCGCCAGCTACGGCCATCAACCGGTGCTCCATGACGTCTCCTTGAAGCTGTACAAGGGCCAGACCCTGGCAGTGATCGGTGAGTCCGGCAGCGGCAAGAGCTCCACGGCGCGACTGATCACCGGTTTGCTGCCGCCGACCTACGGCGAAGTGCTGTACGACGGCCAGCCACTGCCGGCGGACTTCCGCCAGCGCAGCAAGGAGCAACTGCGGCGGATCCAGATGATCTACCAGATCCCGGACACGGCCCTGAATCCGCGCCAGCGCATCGTCGACATCATCGGTCGGCCGCTGACGTTCTACCTGGGGCTCAAGGGCAAGGCCATGCGCGCCCGGGTCGCCGAGTTGCTGGAGATGATCGAGCTGGACCCGGCCAAGTACATGGAGCGCCAGCCCCGCGAACTGTCCGGCGGGCAGAAGCAACGGGTTTGCATTGCCCGTGCCCTGGCGGCCGATCCGCAACTGATCATCTGCGACGAAGTCACCTCGGCCCTCGACCAACTGGTGGCCGAAGGCGTGCTCAAGTTGCTCAACCGCATTCAGCAGCAACTCGGTGTTGCTTACCTGTTCATCACCCACGATGTCGCCACCGTGCGCGCGATTGCCGACGAAGTGCTGGTGATGCAGCGGGGAAGGGTGGTGGACCATGGCTCGCGCAGTGCAATATTCACCCCGCCGCACCAGGACTACACCGGACTGCTGTTTTCCTCCGAACCGCAAATGGACCCGGACTGGCTCGACCGCTTGTTGGCCAGCCGAGACCTGAACAAAAAAACTACGCTGGAAAAAGTCTAAGGAACCCCCATGAAAGTACTGATCGTCCACGCTCATCCCGAGCCGAAATCCTTCACCGCCGCCCTGCGTGACCAGGCCGTGGCGACCCTCGAAGCCCAGGGCCACGAAGTGCAGGTCAGCGACCTGTACAAGATGAACTGGAACCCGGTGGCCAGCGACGCCGACTTCTCGAATCGGGAAAACCCCGAGTACCTGGTGTACGCGCTGGAGCAGCGCCTGGGTGTGAAGAGCCAGTCACTGGCGGCGGATATACAGGGCGAACTGGACAAACTGCTGTGGGCTGACTTGTTGATCCTGAACTTCCCGATCTTCTGGTTCTCCGCCCCGGCCATGCTCAAGGGCTGGATCGACCGGGTGCTGGTGTCAGGCATCTGCTACGGCGGCAAGCGTTTCTACGATCAGGGCGGTCTGGCAGGCAAGAAAGCGCTGGTGACCGTAACCCTGGGCGGGCGCGAGCACATGTTCGGCGAGGAGGCGATTCATGGTCCGTTGCAGGACATGCTGCGGCCGATCCTGCGCGGGACCCTGGCGTACGTCGGCTTCGACGTGCTGGAACCGTTCGTGGCCTGGCATGTGCCTTACATCAGCGAAGAAGCGCGCCAGCAGTTCCTCAAGGACTATGACTTGCGCCTGCAGCACCTGAGCGATGATCAGCCGCTGGAGTTTCCGAAGCTGTCGCAGTTTGACGAGCAACTCTACCCACTGACCACCCGGGCCTGATCAACACCGAAACCTTCTACTGCCTGACCTGCCGCCATCGCGGGCAAGCCTTGCTCCCACAGGGTTGTGTGTCGTACACAAAAACTGTGATCGACACGAAGCCCTGTGGGAGCGAGCCTGCTCGCGATGGACGTCAACGATAACGCTGGCTGTCTGACACCCCGCGGGGCCCGCGCCTCCATCGCGAGCAGGCTCGCTCCTACAGTTTTGATCGCGGCGCCACCTGCAGACCGTTCGCAAATCCCGCCCCCATTGTTCTGAATCCGCAAACACTGAAGTCGCCGAGATTGGAATTGTTGGCTGTCAGGGCGCGCCTTATCGTTCGCCCCGTAGCCCGATGGCACTGTCGACCGTCGAGCACCCAAAACAATAACAATATCCGGAGTATTTCGATGAGAGCTGGATTCAGTCTCGCGATGAATGTGGCAGGCCTGGGTCTGCTTGTGGGTCTGAGCGCGCTTGGTGCCTCCCTGTATCCAGGCGGCGAGGCGCAGGCGTCGGGCATTCCCTATGCCAGCAACCGGCCGCAAAGCTTCCAGTTCAGTTCGGACTTCACCGAGCCCTACAACTCGGTGGGCCAGGAATTCGAATACAACAACGACCGCCAGCGCTTCGATGACCACGGCAACAAGGTTGCAGGCCCCGGCACCGAAACCTGGGTCGGCCTGACGTCGTTGCTGCACTACTGGAAAATGGACGGGCTGCCCAATACCGGCTTCATTGCCAGCGTTACCCTCCCTGAAGTGGCGGTTCGCGGCAATGGCACGCGGGTCAGTGGCTTTGGCGACCCGCTGGTGGGCGGACTGGTCTGGTACAACCCGACACCGCTGCGCACCATCGGTGCTCAAGCCTATGTGCAACTGCCAACCGGCGCCGACTCGGTCAGCAGCGACACCTACGCCCTGTGGCCTTCGCTGTTCTACAACGAGTGGTTGGGCAAGGTGAACATCGACCTGCTGGTGGGCGCGATCATTCGCGGCGACGGCCCGCATCACACCGAACCGGGCGACACCGGCCACGCCAACCTGCGCCTGGGCTACAACATCGTCGACCGCCCGACCTACCAGGTCACGCCTTTCCTCAGCGCCGACTACCAGAAAACCTTCAGTTCCGACGACCGCGACAACAACAGCATCCCGTTCTCGGATTCCAACGAAACCGCCCTCGGCGCCGGTGTGCTGTTCCAGCTCAAGCCCGGCGTGCAGCAAGTGTTCAACCAGAAAATGTGGGACCAGGTGTCCATCCACTATTCCAAGGGCGTGGACGGGCGCAACACCACGGTCACCGATGGTTTGTTCGTGCAGCTTTGGCATTACTGGTGAGTGCTCCCTGTTTTGTGTGATTTGCCTGTGTGGTTGCTACCCGTTGCGGAGAATAAAAATGACTGAAGAAACTGAAAAACTTGCACTGTCTCGCCGAAGCTTCATCAAGGCCGGCGCCGCCGGAACCGCCGTCGCCGCGCTCTCTGGCGTGGCGGCACGGGCCATGGCCACAGAAGAGCTGCCCTTCGACCGGGAGCACGACATCGTCGTGGTTGGTGGTGGCGGCAGTGGTCTGCCAACTGCCTTGTTCGCCCGCTGGCTGGGCAACGACGTGGTGATTCTGGAAAAGGCCGGCAGCCCCGGCGGTACTGCGGCCAAGGCGGCGTTCTGGTACTGGGTGCCGAACAACAAGCCGATGCGCGATGCCGGCATCGTTGATGAGAAAGCCGATTACATGCGCTACGTGGCGCGCCTGAGCCGTCCGCAATCCTACGATCCGTCGTCCCCGAAACTCGGCCTGTCGGACTGGGAATACGAGATGTGCGAAGCCATCTACGACAGTGCATCGCCTGCCGCCGAACTGCTGGCCGAGCGCGATGCACTGCCTTACCGCCACTGCCCGGACGTGCCGGACTACTGGTACGAGTTGCCTGAAGACAAGGCCAAGAAAGGTCGCGTGCTGTTGCCCAAGGACGCCCGGCCGAGCATGTCCGACGGCGGCCGCGTGGCGATTCGCACGCTGACCGCGGCGGCCAAGCGCGACGGCATCCAGATCCGTACCGGCGAGCGTGTGGTCAAGGTCATCCAGAACTCCAAGGGCGAAGCGGTCGGTGTCGAGGTCGAGACCGAAGAGGGCACCCGTGAGCGGGTCAGGGCGCGCAAGGCGGTGATCTTCGCCACCGGTGGCTTCACCCACGATCCGGAGCTGCGTCGCAACTTCCTCAACGCCCCGGTCTACGGCGGCTGCGCGGCCCTGACCAACGAAGGCGATTTCATCCGCATTTCCAGTGATCTGGGGGTGCAGTTGCGCAACATGAACTACGCCTGGTCGTGCCCGATCCTGCTGGAGAAGGCCCTGGCCAAAGACGGTTCGATGTCAGGTATTTTCACCATGACCGGCGATTCGATGCTGATGGTCAACAAGTACGGCAAGCGCGTCGTCAACGAAAAGACCGTCTACAACGAAATGGTCCCGACCTTTTTCCAGTGGGATGGCGACAAGTCCGAATACCCGAACCTGGTGATGTTTTCGATCTGGGACCAGCAGGCCCAGGACAACTGCTTCAGCGACGAATACGGCTCGCCCATCGTGCCCAAGGGTGGCAACGACCGGCATGTGGTGCGCGGCGACACCCTTGAAGAGCTGGCGAAGAACATTGCCGAACGGCTCGACAAGCACGCGGCCGACATCGGTGGCATGAAGCTCAGCGCGGATTTCAACCTGAACCTGAAGGCCACGCTCAAGCGCTTCAACGAGATGGCGAAGAAGGGCAAGGATCTGGACTTCCAGCGCGGCGAGCTGGTGATTCAGGGCGTGTTCACCGGCCCCGTCAAAGCCGGCCGCAGCGGCAACCTGACGATGTACCCGCTGGCCGCGAAAGGCCCGTACTACGCGGCGCTGATCACCGGTGGCAACCTCGACACCAAGGGCGGGCCGAAAACCAATTCCCACGGCCAGGTGCTGAACAACGCCAACGCGCCGATTCCCGGCCTGTATGGCGTCGGCAACTGTGTGGCTTCGGCGTCCGGTCGCGCCTACTGGGCTGGCGGTTCGACCCTGGGCCCGATCATCGCCTTCGCCTATCGGGCGGCGAATCAGGCGCACAAGGAGCCGGTGCGCGGCTGAATCTGGCCGCCGCCACGTTCATCCGTGGCGGCGGGTAACCCGTGATTGCATGAGAACACGACCATGAACCACTTCAATCCACGTATCGCGGCACTGTTGCTGCTGACGGCAAGCCTGGGTCTGGCGGGCAGCGCCCAGGCCGACGAGCTGGAAATCGCGCAGAAAATGGCGACCAACCATTGTGCGGTGTGCCACACCTTCGACAAGGGCGGGCCACCGGGGCAGGGGCCCAACCTGTTCGGCCTGATCGGTCGCAAGGCCGCCAGTGAAAGCAACTTCACCTACAGCGATGGCTACCGCAAAGCCATGGACGGCAAGGTCTGGGACGAGCAGCTGCTCGATGCCTGGCTGACCGATGCCCAGACCGTCGCGCTGGGCAGCGCCATGGTCTATTCCCAGGACGACCCGGCCAAGCGCCAGAAGATCATCACCTACCTCAAATCGCTGCACTGACAGACCTAAAACCATTCGGAGACAGCCATGATCAGCACTCAGACGATGACCGACGAACAACGCAAATCCGTGGCCCTTGAATACCTCAAGGCCTTCGACAACGGCGGCGTCACCTCCACCGGCGGCAGCATTCTCGAACTGTTCGCCGAAGACGCCCAGGTCCTGTTCCCGAAATGGGGCCTGGCCACCGGTCGCGAGCAGATCGGGCAGATGTTCGGTGACCTTGGCGCACGCTTGAAGTCGATCACCCACGACTACGCGCACTTCAACTGGATACTTACCGGCACCGACACCCTGGTCTGCGAAGGTACCAGCTTCGGCGAGCACGTCGACGGGCCGTGGCGCGCCGGTGTGCCGACGGCGGCGAGTGCCGGGTACTGGGTCGACGTGTTCGAAATCCGCGACTTCAAGATCCAGCGCTGCTTCATCTACCTGGACCCGGACTACGGCAACAAGGACACCGCGCGCTACCCTTGGCTCAATCGCTGAATCCCACCCCCTGTAGGAGCGAGCATGCTCGCGATGGACGTCAACGATAACGCTGGCTGCCTGAAACCCCGCGGTGTCTGCGCCTCCATCGCGAGCATGCTCGCTCCTACAGGGGACTGCGCAATTTGAAGGATCTGGAGCACAGGCCACCAACAGGCTAACCTCGCCATAGCCCAATAATAAAAGCCTCCAGAGAGCCTGCCGCCATGGACCGTTTACTCAGTGTCGAAGCCTTCGTGCGGGTGGCCGAGACCGGCAACTTCGCCAAGGCTGCCCAGCAACTGGGCGTGACCCGTTCGGTGATCACCCACCGCATCCAGCAACTGGAACAATTCATCAACGCGCCGCTGTTCCACCGCAGCACCCGCCATGTGCGGCTCTCCGAAGTGGGGGAGACGTACTACAAGGAATGCGCGGACATGGTCGCCGGTTTCAACTCGCTGACCGAACACATGCGCGAACTGCGGGCCAAGCCCACCGGCAAATTGCGCATTCAGATGCTCCCGGGCTTTGCCATCAGTCATTTCGGCCACCTGCTCGCTGAATTCACCCGGCTGTATCCGGACATCGAGGTCGATGTGATCGTCAACGACCGGGTGGTGGATCCCATCGAAGAAGGCTTCGACGTGGCGTTCCAGATGTTCCCGCCCATGGCCGAGACCCTGATCGAACGCAAGCTGTTCACGGTGCGCCGCCTGTTCTGCATGTCCCCGGATTACGCCAGCGAATTCGGCGTGCCGACCCATCCCCAGGAGCTGCTGCAACACAAGATCGCCCTGTACGAGGGTTATCCGTCGCGTAACCGCTGGGTTTTCAACCGAGAAGACGAACAGGTCGAGCTGAGTTTGCCGGGTCAAGTGCGCTCGAACTCGGTGCATCTGTTGCGCGATTACGCGCAGACCGGGGTGGGGATTGTCTGCCTGCCGACGCTGGTGGCCAGTGAGGATTTGCAAAGTGGCCGGCTGATTCCGGTGCTGTCGGAGTACCTGTTGTCGTCCTTCAATTTCTCCGCGGTGTACCCCGCGACCCAGCGCCGGGCCCTGAAAGTGCGGACGTTGATCGACTTTCTGGTGGACAACTTCGGCGCCGAACCTTACTGGGACGTGCCGTTGCTGGAACGTGGCTGGATCCGCTGACACCCCCGTCCCCTGTAGGAGCGAGCCTGCTCGCGATGGACGCCAACGATAACGCTGGCTGCCTGTCACCCCGCGGTGCCTGCGCCTCCATCGCGAGCAGGCTCGCTCCTACACCTCACCCGCAGTGTTCGCGTTTTGCAAACACTGTTGTCGCCCGTCAGCCAATTGTCCCTGGACCTGTCGCGACGTACTGTTGGCTCACGGTTACTACAACAACAAAACGGTGAGAACCATGAGTAGCGCAGCAATCCAAACGGTGTTCGGCTCGCTGGACAACTACCGCAAGGGCTCGGTCGAGATCATCAGCGGTCAGGCCAGTCACTACGCCTTTTCGAACATCTTCGAAGTGGCGGATAAATCCCTTCCCTATGAAAAAGTCGTGGTCGGCTACAACCTCGGTTACGTCATCGAAACCCTGCGTGCCGAAGGCCAGTCGCCCTGGTACACCGCCGCCCACGATGAGTTCGCCATCGTCATGGACGGTGAAGTGCGGATCGATTTTCTCAAGCTCGAGGCGCCGCTCAAGGACGGCGAGGGCACGCACCTGGCCGGTGAGATGCCAGCGGGCAAACCCATGGGCTACGTACTGCTCAAGTGCGGCCATCAGTGCCTGTTGCCGGTGGGCACGGCGTATCGCTTCGAATCCAGCCGCCCGGGGGTGATTCTGCAGCAGACCATCAAAGGCCCGTTGTCGGTCGAGAAGTGGGCAGATATCTGCTTCAAGTGATCTGTTCGACCCGACCGTCCATTCCCCAACAATAAAAGGAATCCCGCCATGGCCATGCTTGAAACCGCTGCTGAAACCGCACTGTTTGCCGACGATGAAGTCCAGGCCAGCGCGCCCCATCCGGTCACCGGCTACCGCTCATTCAAACTCGGCGCGTTCGAACTGTCGCGCGACGAGTATTTCGCCCGCATCACCTGGCCGGCCAAGGGCCAGACCCGCTCGCACCTGATCCCGGTCGACTACTTCCTGCGCGCCATGATGCGTGACGTCGCCTGGGGCTTCTTCTACGGCTGGGTCAACTTCGACCACGTGATCGGCACCCGCAACTACTACGGCAAGGTCGACCTGTACGCCGGTACGTTCAACGGCACCCTCAAGGCCGCCGGCGTCAACTACACCGAAAACTTCGAGACGCCGCTGATCATGGCCACCTTCAAGGCGATCATGCGCGACTGGACCAACGCCACCTTCGACCCGTTCGCCGCCCCGGAAGAAACCGGCAGCGCCTATGGCCGCAAGAACGGCGACAACATCGAAGCCATCGAGCGTTTCCGCATCGCCACCAAGCGCATGCCCGGCCTGCCGGATGACTCGCCGCTGCGCGACGACCTGCCGGTCAACCGCCAGTTCATCGACGTGTCCCAGGAGGAACCGGAAGTCCATGCCGCCGAAGGTTTCGAAGGCGAACTGCATGCTTTCAGCCTGTTCAAGTACCTGTCGCGCTCCGACGTGACCTGGAACCCGTCGGTGACTTCGGTGTGCAAGGCCAGCCTGTTCTGCCCGACCACCGAGGAATTCATCCTGCCGGTGTTCCACGGCAATGACCGGATCGAGTGGTTCCTGCAGATGTCCGATGAAATCATCTGGGACGTGGGCGACAAGGACGATGGCAATCCCCGTGCGCGCATCACCATGCGGGCCGGCGATATCTGCGCCATGCCCGCCGACATCCGTCACCAGGGCTACTCGACCAAGCGCTCGATGCTGATGGTCTGGGAAAACGCCACGCCGAACCTGCCGCAACGCTACGAAAGCGGTGAGCTTACGCCGTACCCGATCGAGTTCTAAGACTTCGCGTCTTGCCCGGCGCCTTGCCGGGCCATGCTTTCAGCCATTGATTCAGACACTGCGCCAGGCGCGCGGTGCGAGGAAACCATTATGCAAAATCAGCTCTATATCGATGGCCGCTTCGTGGACGCGGTGGCCGGTGGCACCATCGACGTGGTGTCGCCCCATGACGGTTCGTTGATCACCCGCATCGCTGCCGCCGAAGCCGCTGACATCGACCTGGCAGTCGCTGCCGCCAAGCGCGCGTTCCCGGCGTGGTCGGCGCTGGGCGCCGCCGAGCGTGGCCGCCTGCTGCTCAAACTGGCGGACAAAATCGAAGAATGCGCCGAGGAACTGGCGCAGCTCGAATCCCTGGACACCGGGCACCCGATTCGCGACTCCCGTGGCCTTGACGTGCCGCGCACCGCCGCCTGTTTCCGCTATTTCGGCGGCATGGCCGACAAGATCGAAGGCGCGGTGATTCCGGTGGAGGCCGGGTTCCTCAACTATGTGCAACGCAAGCCGATTGGCGTGGTGGCGCAGATCGTGCCGTGGAACTTCCCGCTGATGTTCACCAGCTGGAAAATGGGCCCGGCGCTGGCGGCGGGTAACACCATCGTGATCAAGCCGTCGGAAATCACCCCGTTGTCGACCTTGCGTATCGCCGAGCTGATGACCGAAGTCGGCTTCCCCAAGGGCGTGGTCAACGTGGTGCCGGGTTATGGGCACACCGCCGGCCAGGCGCTGGCCGAACACCTGGACGTGGGCAAGATTGCTTTCACCGGTTCCACCGCCACCGGGCGCCGGATCGTCGAAGCATCGAAAAGTAACCTCAAGCGCATCCAGCTGGAACTGGGCGGCAAGGGTGCCAACATCGTCTTCGAAGACGCCAACCTCGACGCCGCCGTCAATGGCGCCGCCTGGGCGATCTTCCACAATCAGGGCCAGGCCTGCATCGCCGGTTCGCGCCTGATTCTGCACAAAGACATCGCGGACAAGTTCCTCGAGCGTTTCATCCCCCTGGCCAAGTCGATTCGCCTGGGCGACCCGATGAACCCCGAGACCGAAATGGGCCCGCTGACTTCGGCGCTGCACCGCGACCGGGTGATGGCCTACATCGATTTCGCCATTGAACAGGGCGGCAAGATACTCGCCGGCGGCAAGGCCCCGGACGACAAGGCCCTGGCCAACGGCTTCTATGTCGAGCCGACCATTGTCGAGGCCAAACCCTCGGATCGCGTCTGCCAGGAAGAAGTCTTCGGCCCGTTCGTCACCGTGGTGCGGTTCAGCACTGACGAAGAAGCCCTGGCCATTGCCAACGGCACCGAGTACGGACTGGGTAGCGGCTTGTGGACGCAGAACCTGGCCCGGGCGCATAAACTGGCCAATGCGATTCACGCCGGCATGTGCTGGATCAACTGCTACAAGCGCGTCAGCCCCGGCAGCCCGTTCGGTGGTGTCGGCCAGTCCGGTTATGGCCGTGAGATGGGCTTCGAGGCGATCCACGATTACACCGAGGCCCGTTCGGTCTGGGTCAATGTCGACGCTAACATCGCGCCGCACTACAAACGCTGAGGCCTGCCATGAATCCGTTTATCTACCAAAGCCTGCCGACCCGCGTGGTGTTCGGCTGGGGCAAGCTCTCGGCACTGGCCGAAGAGATCGAGCGCCTCGGTGCGCGGCGTGCGCTGATCCTCACCACCCCGGAACAGCAAGGGCTGGGCGAGCGGGTCGCGGCATTGCTCGGTGATCGCGCGGCCGGGGTTTATCCCAAGGCGGTGATGCACGTTCCGCTGGAAGTCGCGCAGGCGGCCCGTGCCGAAGCGGCGCGGCTGGATGCCGATTGCTGCGTGGCGATCGGCGGCGGTTCGACCATCGGCCTGGGCAAGGCGATCGCCATGGATTCCGGCTTGCCGATCCTGGCGGTGCCCACCACTTATGCCGGTTCGGAAATGACCCCGATCTATGGCTTGACCGAGAACCGTCTGAAGAAAACCGGGCGCGATCCGAAGGTTCTGCCCAAGACCGTGATCTACGACCCGCAACTGACCCTGACTCTGCCGGCGCAGATTTCCGCCTGTTCGGGCATGAACGCCATGGCCCACGCGGTGGAGGCGCTCTACGCCCAGGACGCCAACCCGATCATTGGCTTTATGGCCGAGGAATCGATTCGTTCGCTGGCGCAGGCCTTACCGGGGGTGGTCAACGATTCGGAGGATCCGCAGGCGCGCGGCCAGGCGCTGTACGGCGCCTGGCTGGCGGGCATCTGCCTGGGCTCGGTAGGCATGGCCTTGCACCACAAGCTGTGCCACACCCTGGGCGGCACCTTCAATTTGCCCCATGCCCAGGCCCATGCGATCGTTTTGCCCCATGCCGCGCATTACAACCGTGAAGCGGCGGCGGGGCCCTTGCAACGCGCCGCGCGAGCACTGGGCGGCAGCGACGCCAGTGAGGTCGGCGCCTTGCTGTATGCGCTGAACCAGAAGCTGGGCATTCCCCTGGCACTGGAAGACATCGGTTTTCCGGCCAATGGCCCGGCCGAGGCGGCGCAAATCGCCTGTGCCAGCCCGTACTACAACCCGCGGCCGTTCGAGCAAGGCCCGATCGAAGCCCTGCTGAACCGAGCGTTGAAGGGCCAGGCGCCAGCCTGATGTAGCGATCAATCTCATCGGAATAAAAACAATGACCGATCAAGACAAAACGGCGGAAAGCCTGATTTCCGAGCAAGCCGTGAACAGCTTCGATGGCGCGCCCAACGCGCGCTACAAACAGATCATGCAAAGCCTGACCCGGCACCTGCATGCCTTCGTCAGTGAGGTCGAACTGACCGAACAGGAGTGGTTCGAGGGGATTCGCTTCCTGACCGACACCGGCCATACCTGCGATGGCCTGGTGCGTCAGGAATTCATCCTGCTCTCCGATACCCTCGGCGTGTCGATGCTGGTGGATGCGATCAACCATCGACACACCGCCACGGCCACCGAAACCACGGTGTTCGGGCCGTTCTACATCGACGGCATGCCCGATCGCGAATTCGGCGAAAACATGGCGTTCACTCCCGGCGAGACAGCACTGGTACGCGGACGGGTGGTCGACGTCAACGGCAAGGCCCTGGCCGGCGCGGTGCTCGACGTCTGGCAGACCGCCGAGAACGGCATGTATTCCGGCCAGGACACCGAGCAGCCGTTCGGCAACCTGCGCGGTCGCTATCGCACCGACGCTGACGGTTGCTTCGCGATTCGCACCATTGTCCCGGTGGCCTACCCGATACCGACCGATGGCCCGGTGGGGCGCATGCTCGATGCGGCCAACCGTCATGCCTGGCGGCCGGCGCACCTGCATTTCATGATTGATGTACCGGGCTATCGCAAGCTGGTCACGCACCTGTTCAACCACGATGAC
This genomic interval from Pseudomonas putida contains the following:
- a CDS encoding maleylacetate reductase; the encoded protein is MNPFIYQSLPTRVVFGWGKLSALAEEIERLGARRALILTTPEQQGLGERVAALLGDRAAGVYPKAVMHVPLEVAQAARAEAARLDADCCVAIGGGSTIGLGKAIAMDSGLPILAVPTTYAGSEMTPIYGLTENRLKKTGRDPKVLPKTVIYDPQLTLTLPAQISACSGMNAMAHAVEALYAQDANPIIGFMAEESIRSLAQALPGVVNDSEDPQARGQALYGAWLAGICLGSVGMALHHKLCHTLGGTFNLPHAQAHAIVLPHAAHYNREAAAGPLQRAARALGGSDASEVGALLYALNQKLGIPLALEDIGFPANGPAEAAQIACASPYYNPRPFEQGPIEALLNRALKGQAPA
- a CDS encoding dioxygenase, translating into MTDQDKTAESLISEQAVNSFDGAPNARYKQIMQSLTRHLHAFVSEVELTEQEWFEGIRFLTDTGHTCDGLVRQEFILLSDTLGVSMLVDAINHRHTATATETTVFGPFYIDGMPDREFGENMAFTPGETALVRGRVVDVNGKALAGAVLDVWQTAENGMYSGQDTEQPFGNLRGRYRTDADGCFAIRTIVPVAYPIPTDGPVGRMLDAANRHAWRPAHLHFMIDVPGYRKLVTHLFNHDDPYLESDAVFGVKQSLQVIYEDCARHDEVSARLGMALPFKRACYEFVMEKA